In one Lolium rigidum isolate FL_2022 chromosome 3, APGP_CSIRO_Lrig_0.1, whole genome shotgun sequence genomic region, the following are encoded:
- the LOC124704611 gene encoding uncharacterized protein LOC124704611, producing MPAPPPPLSSPCRRTCFLLAILSLLSSARSSLEAEDARSLRVGDELLAEAMPLRHGRRLYRLAGLRPHAFYEVKISYPASIPSSFSIRLVNEPDAVEDSGSKNRRLLNTEKIIFKAESTEPVYVLVTVEPEGVVAKPNVSERELALFNIVCDELLLGIPHFAWWVGIAALISIVLASLAPHFLPLHRLLNYEAAESSSVHAAKIS from the exons ATGCCAGCTCCGCCGCCCCCGCTCTCCTCACCATGCCGCCGGACGTGCTTCCTTCTGGCCATCCTCTCCCTGCTCTCCTCCGCGCGCAG CAGCCTGGAGGCAGAGGACGCGCGGTCCCTCCGCGTCGGCGATGAGCTTCTAGCCGAGGCGATGCCGCTCCGGCACGGCCGGAGGCTCTACAGGCTGGCCGGGCTGCGGCCGCATGCCTTCTACGAAGTCAAGATCTCCTACCCGGCCTCT ATAccgtccagcttctcgattcggcTGGTGAACGAGCCTGATGCCGTGGAGGATTCGGGGAGCAAGAACAGGAGGCTGCTCAACACGGAGAAGATCATCTTCAAGGCTGAGAGCACCGAGCCG GTTTATGTTCTTGTCACGGTGGAGCCTGAAGGTGTGGTTGCAAAGCCAAATGTATCGGAGAGAGAGCTTGCGCTGTTCAACATTG TTTGCGATGAACTTCTTCTAGGGATCCCACACTTTGCCTGGTGGGTTGGAATTGCAGCACTAATTTCCATTGTGTTGGCATCATTGGCACCGCATTTCCTCCCGCTGCACAGACTCCTTAACTACGAAGCCGCGGAGTCAAGCAGTGTCCATGCAGCCAAGATTTCGTGA
- the LOC124704610 gene encoding 60S ribosomal protein L7-3-like yields MSTEAAKVVPESFLKKTKRADGWAAEAKTKAVEEKKKSTENRKVIFARAKQYAEEYDAQEKELVQLKREARLKGGFYVSPEAKLLFVVRIRGINAMHPKTKKILQLLRLRQIFNGVFLKVNKATINMLRRVEPYVAYGYPNLKSVRELIYKRGYGKLNKQRIPLSNNKVIEEGLGKHNIICIEDLVHEILSVGPHFKEANNFLWPFKLKAPLGGLKKKRNHYVEGGDAGNRENYINQLVRRMN; encoded by the exons ATGTCGACGgaggcggccaaggtggtgccggaGAGCTTCCTCAAGAAGACGAAGCGGGCCGACGGCTGGGCCGCCGAGGCCAAGACCAAGGCCgtcgaggagaagaagaagtcgacCGAGAACCGCAAGGTCATCTTCGCCCGCGCCAAGCAGTACGCCGAGGAGTACGATGCCCAG GAGAAGGAGCTAGTTCAGCTTAAGCGTGAGGCTAGGTTGAAGGGTGGGTTCTACGTCAGCCCTGAGGCCAAGCTTCTGTTTGTTGTCCGTATCCGTGG TATCAATGCTATGCACCCAAAGACCAAGAAGATCTTGCAGCTTCTGCGTTTGAGGCAG ATCTTCAATGGAGTCTTCCTGAAGGTCAACAAGGCCACCATCAACATGCTGCGCAGGGTTGAGCCATATGTTGCTTATGG GTACCCCAACCTCAAGAGTGTTAGGGAGTTGATCTACAAGAGGGGTTATGGAAAGCTCAACAAGCAAAGGATTCCTCTGTCCAACAACAAAGTCATCGAGGAG GGTCTGGGAAAGCACAACATCATCTGCATTGAGGACCTTGTCCATGAGATCCTGAGCGTTGGCCCACACTTCAAGGAGGCCAACAACTTCCTCTGGCCATTCAAGCTGAAGGCGCCTCTGGGTGGCCtcaagaagaagaggaaccaCTACGTTGAGGGTGGTGATGCCGGTAACCGTGAGAACTACATCAACCAGCTGGTCAGGAGGATGAACTAG
- the LOC124697753 gene encoding disease resistance protein Pik-2-like — protein MDLATGAMGSLLPKLIELLNEKYKLQKGIKKDVKLLERELRSMHAALSKVSDVPRDQLDELVKIWADNVRDLSYDMEDVVDRFLVHVKGFESAANSQKLKQLMKQMGDLLTKGKTRDRIAGEIKDIKVRVKEVADRRDRYRVDSVVANSAATTAIDPRLLALYKENQEIVGTAEAMDELIKRLADEDIVSKPQLKILSIFGFGGLGKTTLAKEVYDRLQAQYACKAFVVVGRNPNPKKVFKDILLELDKQRYMDFNLAMLDERQLINELREQLMNKRYFIVIDDVWDTKTWGIIRCAFMDKDFGSRIITTTRIFEVARKAGDVYRIKPLSPKESKELFYTRLSSDKRKCHYEQQAELSEKILCKCGGVPLAIITIASLLASKPRNGWSKVYSSIGFGSGQNEDVKNMRKILLYGYYDMPSYLRTCLLHLSIYPEDQRIYRVELIWKWVAKGFVHEEPDMTLFEVGEKYFNELINRSMIRPFQEVHHGDVIGCYVHDMVLDMICSLSKEENFVTILGSDEQCMSLQGNVRRLAIQNGIIDKQGPLANTGTRQLRSFNATGCCIDMMPSLTKFEVLRVLDFQGCNNVHSYNLKHLGKLLQLRYLGVRCTAISELPEEIGDLKFLQTLDIRQTAVEELPRGIGRLRQLKRISMEHGCVRVPEWMGNLASLEDLSVDNVSESPNFVKELSKLTELRRLNIYIGELGVEGWKCKALAESLEKLQKIQVLGIWSTKEANLETHVPSGQLRELFLATVSSRLPMWINSSLLPNLTYVWVSLKDVKEQDIEVLGRFPELLTMQLIIRISAGGGSDPPCECSGGLFPKLKHYATPAPLLALKGAMPSIESIRFQVHVRSLKDSKFDFDFSSLMNLPLLEKAEVNIICTGAHAHEVEEAEAALTHAVQVHPNYPFLSLTRYGRSGDYSGRSKEDDPEEFCENSYLECCSSATPPLPLLPSHSAIAAAVQPLSAPAACRRSLRPPRAHLIILVDPVHTRGAGHQPLSIAACSGTGRGIGSQKYVHGMELIGGGARSGGGKARRRSGSSIQASSRSLFFFDMLFIFCIQQGVAAVVDGNLPQKSEPAPVALMVAIGPGIFGPTGSTTRSIEARPGLRLSGCARHEARSRPGLFPL, from the exons ATGGATCTGGCAACAGGCGCAATGGGTTCCCTGCTCCCCAAGTTAATCGAGCTTCTGAACGAGAAGTACAAGCTGCAGAAGGGCATCAAGAAAGATGTCAAGTTGCTGGAGAGAGAGCTGAGGAGCATGCACGCTGCCCTCAGCAAGGTGTCGGACGTGCCGCGGGACCAGCTTGATGAGCTGGTAAAGATCTGGGCTGACAACGTTAGGGATTTGTCCTACGATATGGAGGATGTCGTTGACAGATTCCTAGTGCATGTCAAAGGTTTTGAGTCTGCTGCCAACTCGCAAAAGCTCAAACAGCTCATGAAGCAGATGGGAGACTTGCTCACCAAGGGCAAAACTCGAGATCGGATAGCCGGTGAGATCAAAGACATCAAGGTTCGAGTCAAGGAGGTGGCTGACCGGCGTGACAGGTATAGAGTTGACAGTGTTGTTGCTAATTCAGCAGCCACAACTGCCATTGACCCTCGCTTGTTAGCTCTCTACAAAGAAAATCAAGAGATTGTTGGTACCGCAGAGGCAATGGATGAGCTAATCAAGAGGCTCGCTGATGAAGATATTGTGTCCAAACCCCAGCTAAAGATTCTATCCATTTTCGGATTTGGGGGATTAGGCAAGACGACCCTTGCGAAAGAAGTGTATGACAGGCTTCAAGCACAATATGCTTGCAAAGCATTTGTTGTGGTGGGCCGTAATCCCAACccaaagaaagttttcaaggatattCTCCTTGAACTCGACAAGCAAAGGTACATGGATTTCAATCTAGCCATGTTGGATGAAAGGCAGCTCATCAATGAACTTAGAGAACAACTCATGAACAAGAG GTACTTCATCGTTATTGACGATGTATGGGATACCAAAACATGGGGAATAATCAGATGTGCATTTATGGATAAAGATTTTGGAAGTAGAATAATCACAACTACTCGAATTTTTGAAGTCGCCAGAAAGGCTGGTGATGTTTACAGGATAAAACCACTTTCTCCCAAGGAGTCTAAAGAATTATTCTATACAAGATTATCTAGTGATAAAAGGAAATGCCATTACGAACAACAAGCTGAGCTATCTGAGAAAATTTTATGTAAATGTGGTGGTGTACCGTTAGCTATCATTACCATAGCTAGTTTGTTGGCCAGTAAACCAAGGAATGGTTGGTCTAAGGTGTACAGCTCTATTGGTTTTGGTTCAGGACAAAATGAAGATGTCAAGAACATGAGAAAGATACTGTTATATGGCTATTATGATATGCCTTCTTATCTAAGAACTTGCTTATTGCATCTAAGTATATACCCAGAGGATCAGCGGATATACAGAGTAGAATTGATATGGAAGTGG gtAGCAAAAGGATTTGTACACGAGGAACCTGACATGACACTATTTGAGGTTGGAGAGAAATACTTCAACGAGCTTATTAACAGAAGTATGATCCGTCCATTTCAAGAAGTACACCATGGTGACGTCATTGGTTGCTATGTCCATGACATGGTACTTGATATGATATGTTCCTTGTCAAAAGAAGAAAATTTTGTTACCATATTAGGTAGTGATGAGCAATGCATGTCCTTGCAAGGCAATGTTCGTAGGTTAGCAATCCAAAACGGAATCATAGATAAACAGGGCCCTTTGGCTAACACAGGCACTCGACAACTGAGATCATTTAATGCCACTGGATGCTGCATCGATATGATGCCTTCACTTACAAAATTTGAAGTTCTGCGTGTCCTAGATtttcaaggatgcaataatgtacATTCTTATAATCTGAAGCATCTTGGGAAGTTACTTCAGTTGAGGTATCTTGGAGTACGGTGCACTGCTATATctgaactaccggaagaaattgGAGATTTGAAGTTTCTGCAGACACTGGACATAAGGCAAACTGCAGTAGAAGAGCTGCCGCGGGGCATTGGTCGACTGAGGCAGCTCAAGCGCATCAGTATGGAGCATGGTTGTGTAAGAGTGCCGGAATGGATGGGAAACCTGGCATCCCTGGAAGACCTATCTGTGGACAATGTCAGCGAATCCCCAAACTTTGTGAAGGAACTGAGCAAGCTGACAGAGCTAAGGAGGCTCAATATTTATATTGGGGAGTTGGGTGTGGAGGGCTGGAAGTGCAAAGCTTTGGCGGAATCACTAGAAAAGCTGCAGAAAATCCAAGTTCTGGGTATTTGGTCGACCAAGGAGGCCAACTTGGAGACCCATGTGCCCTCTGGACAACTCCGTGAACTGTTCCTAGCCACTGTATCCTCCAGGCTGCCGATGTGGATCAATTCATCGCTTCTTCCAAACCTCACCTATGTATGGGTGAGTCTGAAGGATGTGAAGGAACAAGATATTGAGGTTCTTGGGAGGTTCCCGGAGCTTCTCACTATGCAGCTGATTATCAGAATTTCTGCTGGCGGTGGCTCTGATCCTCCATGCGAATGCAGTGGAGGGTTATTCCCCAAGTTGAAACACTATGCCACGCCAGCACCGCTGCTGGCTCTCAAGGGAGCTATGCCGAGCATTGAATCCATCAGATTCCAAGTCCATGTGCGGTCTTTGAAGGATTCCAAATTCGACTTTGATTTCAGTAGCTTAATGAACCTCCCTTTGCTGGAGAAAGCAGAAGTTAATATCATCTGCACGGGCGCCCACGCACATGAGGTGGAGGAGGCAGAGGCAGCTTTGACGCATGCAGTCCAAGTCCATCCCAACTATCCATTCCTTTCTCTCACAAGATATG GTCGGTCTGGTGATTATTCAGGGAGATCTAAGGAGGACGATCCAGAAGAATTCTGCGAAAATTCTTACCTCGAGTGTTGCTCCTCGGCCACTCCGCCATTGCCGCTGCTCCCCAGCCACTCCGCCATTGCCGCCGCAGTCCAACCCCTTAGCGCCCCCGCCGCGTGCCGCCGCTCTCTTCGCCCTCCTCGAGCCCATCTCATCATACTCGTCGACCCCGTCCACACGCGGGGGGCTGGACACCAGCCGCTGAGCATAGCGGCCTGTTCAGGTACAGGGAGGGGCATCGGCAGCCAAAAATATGTTCACGGGATGGAGCTCATCGGCGGGGGAGCTAGGTCCGGCGGCGGCAAAGCTAGACGTCGCAGCGGCTCCTCCATCCAGGCATCCAGCAGGAGTCTTTTTTTCTTTGACATGTTATTCATATTTTGCATCCAGCAAGGAGTTGCGGCAGTGGTTGACGGCAATTTGCCTCAGAAGTCAGAACCAGCTCCGGTGGCCCTAATGGTGGCCATCGGGCCGGGTATTTTTGGGCCAACAGGAAGCACGACTAGAAGCatcgaagcccggcccggcctgaGACTTTCGGGCTGTGCCAGGCATGAAGCCCGCAGCAGGCCAGGCCTTTTCCCACTCTAA